A part of Ptychodera flava strain L36383 chromosome 11, AS_Pfla_20210202, whole genome shotgun sequence genomic DNA contains:
- the LOC139143467 gene encoding neuronal acetylcholine receptor subunit alpha-7-like: MVDSRTFKYLGKTLPIFISVVASLYAGVSGSLVYRQLVRGLLDDYDKLVRPVYNHSQATGVNMIFYVSQILDLSEREQHLQLNAWVTLIWKDEYLRWNSSEYGDIKGVKFPASHIWIPQIVLYQNADDQYRDFLSKEIVKVSDIGEVMWAAPVVFMSYCTVDTYYFPFDEQKCQLKFGPWQYDGLEVTLDGGGDVSVYTGNGEWDMLDMSSESHVEYYPDDPGVPYTDVTYTLHLKRRPVFYVFTLLLPCLLLCGVTVVDFLLPTESGEKVSLAITILLSMTVFLLLFAESMPATDVIPLIGQFYAATVLLVTFSLVTSVIVSSYHFAGSERGLMSARVKRLAFAYLGPIVGISQYDDSKFAEAPSRVQPTGITLVNYTRKDSLENIQFTDSHKMNGMKESEVKVNCSTDRGKGDPLLTHLRQKVDKLTSFHEQKSLEDHLKKEWRHFAMIMDRYFMIVYILGFIGTLLMVICQF, translated from the exons ATGGTGGACAGCAGGACCTTCAAATATCTGGGAAAGACATTGCCTATATTCATCTCAGTGGTTGCCAGCCTCTATGCGG GTGTATCTGGTTCCCTTGTTTATCGACAATTGGTGAGAGGTCTGCTGGATGACTACGACAAACTAGTAAGACCCGTCTACAATCATTCCCAGGCAACAGGAGTGAATATGATATTCTACGTTTCTCAGATTCTAGACTTG AGTGAACGTGAGCAGCACCTACAACTCAATGCCTGGGTCACATTG ATATGGAAAGATGAGTACCTACGCTGGAACTCTAGCGAATATGGAGACATCAAAGGTGTTAAATTTCCAGCGAGTCATAtatggattcctcaaattgtgCTTTATCAGAA CGCCGATGACCAATACAGAGATTTCTTGAGCAAAGAAATTGTTAAGGTGTCCGACATTGGTGAAGTCATGTGGGCCGCCCCTGTGGTGTTTATGAGCTACTGCACTGTCGATACCTATTACTTCCCGTTCGATGAGCAAAAATGTCAACTAAAGTTTGGACCGTGGCAGTACGATGGCCTCGAAGTGACACTCGACGGTGGAG GGGACGTGAGCGTCTACACCGGCAACGGTGAATGGGACATGCTGGACATGTCATCCGAGAGCCACGTCGAGTACTACCCAGACGACCCCGGGGTCCCGTACACGGATGTGACGTATACGCTACACCTCAAGCGGCGTCCAGTCTTCTACGTGTTCACTTTGCTACTGCCCTGCCTGCTGCTCTGCGGAGTGACGGTGGTGGATTTTCTGTTGCCGACGGAGTCAGGGGAGAAGGTCAGCCTGGCCATCACCATACTGCTCTCCATGACTGTCTTCCTGTTGCTGTTTGCCGAAAGCATGCCGGCAACAGATGTCATTCCGCTCATAG GCCAATTTTACGCAGCAACTGTGCTATTAGTGACATTTTCCCTGGTGACGTCTGTCATCGTATCGTCGTACCACTTTGCGGGTTCAGAGCGAGGCCTTATGTCGGCAAGAGTAAAACGATTGGCATTCGCTTACCTCGGACCCATCGTGGGAATATCCCAATACGACGATTCGAAGTTCGCTGAAGCGCCCTCTCGTGTTCAACCGACAGGCATCACGTTGGTCAATTACACCCGAAAGGACTCCCTAGAAAACATTCAGTTTACCGACTCGCACAAGATGAACGGAATGAAGGAAAGTGAAGTTAAAGTTAACTGCAGTACCGACAGAGGGAAAGGTGACCCACTATTGACGCATCTGCGACAGAAAGTCGATAAACTGACGTCATTTCACGAGCAGAAGTCCCTGGAAGATCACTTGAAGAAGGAGTGGCGCCATTTTGCGATGATTATGGACAGATATTTTATGATTGTGTACATATTGGGGTTCATAGGAACTCTGCTGATGGTGATTTGTCAGTTCTAA
- the LOC139144613 gene encoding neuronal acetylcholine receptor subunit alpha-10-like yields MFFKGVQSLSPRMCAIELLVCVGLLALNSGRVSGTSNSTEYSTPPMPRPVTHSERLMNDVRRGYNMDVRPVYNESTTTNITMMLLLAHALDLDERMQKFTINAWVTLIWKDEFLTWDPKLYGGIERFMIPSNKIWLPEVILYNSADDEYKNFLLDHMVKVKHTGAMLWAAPTIFQSTCHLDVRYFPFDHQVCSLKFGPWQYSGFEIMITGEGDKNVHRDVFMSDGEWDMVDFTAINSISYYPDEPGVPFADVTYYVSLRRRPVFYVINLLLPCALLSVITMFVFILPVESGEKINFGITILLSMTVFLLVLAESMPPSSVIPLLGQFYAVSLVLVTMSVSLSAVVVNLHHSGPERSKVPYWVKKWILHRLGNVFGYKLEVDLTRTLRTVNIATDETGEENSSNGPVRPPSPLLDRKSQMTDVAFEVRELRTIFEQKEIDLKVQQEWRLVAMVMDRLFMTVYGLSIFLTIMVGVIDES; encoded by the exons TTTTAAAGGTGTCCAAAGCTTATCACCAAGAATGTGTGCAATAGAACTACTGGTGTGTGTTGGATTACTGGCTCTCAACAGTGGCAGAG TCTCGGGAACATCCAATTCGACAGAGTATTCTACGCCACCGATGCCACGACCAGTCACTCACTCCGAAAGACTGATGAATGACGTCAGAAGAGGCTACAATATGGACGTCAGGCCTGTATATAACGAATCCACGACCACAAACATAACCATGATGCTATTGTTAGCACATGCGCTAGATTTA GATGAAAGGATGCAGAAGTTTACCATCAATGCATGGGTGACATTA ATCTGGAAAGATGAATTTTTGACGTGGGACCCGAAGTTATATGGTGGGATTGAACGTTTTATGATACCATCCAACAAGATTTGGCTGCCGGAGGTCATACTGTACAACAG CGCGGACGATGAATACAAGAATTTTCTCCTCGATCACATGGTCAAAGTAAAACACACGGGAGCGATGTTGTGGGCGGCACCCACCATCTTTCAAAGTACATGCCACCTGGACGTCCGTTACTTCCCGTTCGATCATCAAGTTTGCTCGCTGAAGTTTGGCCCGTGGCAATACAGcggttttgaaattatgatcacTGGTGAAG gCGACAAAAATGTACATAGAGACGTATTTATGAGTGACGGCGAATGGGACATGGTGGACTTCACTGCCATCAACAGCATTTCATATTATCCGGACGAGCCAGGGGTTCCATTTGCCGACGTAACTTACTACGTGTCGCTCCGTCGGCGTCCTGTCTTCTACGTTATTAATCTACTCCTTCCGTGTGCATTGCTGAGTGTCATCACAATGTTTGTCTTCATCTTACCCGTCGAGTCCGGCGAAAAGATCAACTTTGGGATCACCATTCTCCTCTCCATGACAGTGTTTCTTCTGGTGTTGGCCGAAAGTATGCCGCCCTCTAGCGTCATACCACTTCTCG GACAATTCTACGCAGTCTCGTTGGTGTTAGTAACCATGTCTGTTAGCTTATCTGCAGTTGTTGTTAATCTCCATCACAGTGGCCCGGAGAGGTCAAAGGTCCCCTactgggtcaaaaaatggaTTCTGCACAGACTGGGTAATGTTTTCGGATATAAGCTCGAGGTCGACTTGACGCGCACGCTCCGAACCGTGAATATTGCTACCGATGAAACTGGCGAGGAAAACAGCTCCAACGGTCCGGTCAGGCCCCCTAGCCCGTTGCTGGATCGCAAATCACAGATGACAGACGTCGCTTTCGAAGTTAGGGAGCTGAGGACAATATTTGAGCAAAAGGAAATTGACTTAAAAGTTCAACAGGAATGGCGTCTGGTTGCCATGGTAATGGACAGATTATTCATGACTGTCTACGGCCTTTCCATATTTCTGACCATCATGGTTGGCGTTATTGATGAGAGTTGA